In the genome of Helicobacter colisuis, the window GATTGAGGGCTATCAATTTATAAACTTCTTCCCATTGGTGTCGAGTTTTGGTGTTAGTTATTTGGTTGGACTTGATGGCATTTCATTGTTTTTGATTGTTTTAAGCGCCTTAATTAGCTTTTTGGCTTTTATTTATCTTAATGAACAAAAAGAATTAAAAAAGCTAATCATTTCTCTTTTATGTTTAGAAGGTATTATGATAGGCGTTTTTTGCGCTTTAGATGTTATCTTGTTTTATGTTTTTTGGGAGCTTTCTTTGGTGCCTATGCTGTATATTATTGGTGCTTGGGGAAGTGAAAATAGGGTGTATGCGGCTGTAAAATTCTTTTTATATACCTTTTTAGGGTCGCTTATTATGTTGGTTGGAATCTTATTTTTAGCTTATTATTATTTTAATGTGAGTGGTATTTGGACTTTTTCGCTAATAGAATGGTATAGTTTTGGGGCGATTACAAAAGATGTTCAAATATGGCTATTTCTTGCATTCTTTTGTGGATTGGCTGTTAAAGTTCCAATGTTTCCTTTCCATACTTGGTTGCCTTATGCGCACGGACAAGCGCCAACGATTGGTTCGGTGATTCTAGCGGCAGTTTTGTTAAAAATGGGAACCTATGGATTTGTTCGTTTTTCTCTACCCTTGTTTCCTGATGCAAGTGTGTCTTTGATGATTCCTATGGCGATTTTGGCGCTAATTATGATTGTTTATGGATCATTGGTAGCTTTTGCGCAAAAAGACATTAAGCAGGTCATTGCTTATAGCTCTATTTCGCATATGGGTGTGATTATGATTGGAATCTTTGCGCTAAATTTAGAGGGGATTGCGGGGGCAATATTCCTTATGTTAAGCCATGGAGTGATAAGTGGAGCATTATTTATGCTTGTGGGTGTGATTTATGATCGGCGACATACCAAACTAATGAGTGAGTTTGGTGGATTGGCAAAGGTTATGCCAAATTATGCTATGGTTTTTGGAATCATGATGATGGCTTCAATTGGGTTGCCACTTACAATGGGCTTTGTTGGAGAGTTTTTGTCTTTGTTAGGATTTTTTAAAGTATCGCCTATTATGACAGGAATTGCTGGGCTTAGCATTATTGTTGGAGCGGTTTATATGCTCTATTTGTATCGAAAGGTTTTTTATGGAGTTTCACACAATGCCGCAAATCAAAAGTTAAAAGATTTGGATTCTAGAGAATTGAGTGCATTGTTACCATTGGTAGTTATTGTGATTTGGTTGGGGGTTTATCCAAAACCGCTTTTAGAGCCTATTAATAAAGGTGTGGAGAATATGTTTGCTGTGTTGTATTCGCATATTGATTTAGAAGAGACTAAAGATTTTTTTAATTTTGAAAGCTTAGAAAATCCCTTAACTTGGGAGGGTAAATAATGTTAGAGTCTTTTAGTATAACTTTTGGTGAGTTGAATTTTTTTAGCATTATCCCAATGGTGATTGCCATTGTTGGTGCGATTTTAATCATTGGCTTGGATTTGTATATTCAAAAGGCAAACAAACAACTATATGCGATGTTGGCTATTGTCTTTTTGGTTTTAGATTTGGGCTATGTTGTGTTGTTTGGTGGATATGGTAGGGCATTTTTTGATTTGGTGTTGATTGATGGAATATCTATGCTTGGGCAAATTATTATCTTAGTGGGCGCTATTTTGTTTTTGCCATTAACTCTAAGTTATAATAAATTCCATGAATTTCAATATCCAGAATATTATGCTCTTTTTTTATTGATGTGTGTTGGATTTCAATTTATGGTAAGCAGCGATCATTTAATTGTTATTTTTTTGGGGCTTGAAACAGCTTCTTTATCGCTTTATACACTCATTGCAATGCACAATCGTAAAAACTCCCTTGAAGCAGCGATTAAATACTTCACTATGGGGGCTCTCTCGGCTGCTTGTTTTGCCTTTGGTTCTATGCTTTTGTACGCAGCAAGTGGTTATTTGGATTTAGAAAATATTAAAAATGCCCTTGATTACAGCAGTTATCAGCCGTCTTATTTGATATTAGCTGCAGTGGTGTTTTTTATTGCTGCTATTGGATTTAAGGTTTCATTGGTGCCTTTTCATACTTGGATGCCAGATGTTTATGAAGGATCAAATTCTTTCTTGGCAGGATTTATATCTGTTGTGCCAAAAATAGCTGCTTTAGTGGTGGCGATTCGGATTTTTAGCATTTTCCAAGACTTGATTTGGGTGTATAATATTTTTTATTTGCTTGTGATTGTAACAATGACTTTGCCTAACCTTGTGGCACTTGTGCAAAAAGATGTTAAAAGAATGTTAGCATATAGCTCTATTTCGCATGCGGGATTTGTTTTTAGTGCGATTTTGATTTCAAGTTTTCAGTCTTTTAGCGCACTTTTTATGTATTGGATTTTGTTTTTGTTTGCTAATTTGGGAATTTTTGCGATGCTTTGGATTACCAGAACTAAAGAGCAAAAATGGGATAAGCATTATGATCACCCTTATGAAAAATTTTCTGGACTTATAAAGCTTTGTCCTTTTATGGCGGTTATTATGGCTTTGTTTATGCTTTCACTTGCAGGAATCCCTCCCTTTTCGCTTTTTTGGGGTAAAGCTTATTTAATGAGTGCAGCTATTAATAATGGCTATTTATTTTTAGCAGTTGTAATGGCACTTAATAGTGCAATTGCGGCTTATTATTATTTAAAACTCATCGTGTATATGTTTTTTAAAGAGCCTCTTGTGGAAAATGGTGCAATCTATCTGCAAAATGTAACTTTGCCACTTAAAATAGTAGTGGGAATCGCTGTGGCTTGTGTTTGTTTTTCTAGCCTTTTTGTGGATGATATTTTGTATTCTGTTTATTATTTTTTAGAATCAAGTGTTATTTAAAATAATAGCATTGTGCAGGATTTGTTTGTAGTTGAGGATAAATAACACACATAGGGATTAAAAATATACTTTATGATTAAAAAAAAATTATTTAACTAAAATATAGAGTATTTTTTTGTAGAACTTAGCGATCTTTAAGGTTAAAATGGATTTTTAAAATCAGTTAAGTGCAATTATAGAGACTATTTCAGAGAGAAAGGCGTTAGTTAATACAGAAGAAGCTACCAAGATGACTTTTATTATACCATTTTAAAAGCTTTAGGTTACGATGTTTTTAATCCTAGTATAGTTGTGCCAGAATATACGGCGGATATAGGGACTAAAAAAAGGTGAAAAGGTTGATTATGCAATATTTAAAGATGGTAAGCCATTTATCCTAATAGAAGCAAAGAATCATACAGAAAATTTAAATAATCATAATAATCAATTAGTGAGGTATTTTAATACAGATTCTAGTATTAAGTTTGCTATTTTGACTAATGGGATTGAGTATAGATTTTTTACGGATATTGAACAGCCAAATTTGATGGATAAAGCACCCTTTTTGGTTGTTAATCTTGAAAAATTAAAACCAAGAGATATTAATAATTTAAAGCAGTTTATCTACACAAATTTAAATTTAGATGAAATTTTAGATATTGCTATAAAAAAGAAGTATTATCGTGGTATTCAGGAGATTTTTAAAAGTGAAATAGGAAGACCCTAGTAACGAATTTACAAGTTTCTTTGCTAAACAACTTACCGAAAAACGAATGACTACTGCTGTGCTAGAAGAGTTTAAAGGATATATTTCAAAATCTTTTAAAGAAATTATTAATGATTTAGCTTATGAAAAAATTACAAGCATTAAAAATAATCTTCAGTCAATTAATGATGACGAGCAGGAAGTGCAAGAGGAAGAGGCAAAGGAAATTATTACTACAGAAGAAGAATTGCAAGGCTTTTACATTGTTAAATCTATTTTGGGTAGTGCCAAAGTAGATTTGAATGATATTTTTTATAAAGATACTTTGAGCTATTTTGGGATTTTATATCGAGGTAAAGCTACTAAGTGGATCTGTAGGTTATATTTGACAAACACCAAAAAAAGTATTAGTTTTCCAAATGGGCAAACTTATAATTTAGAGAAGTTGGAAGATATTTATAATTTAAAAGATGAAATTATGAATGCATATGAAAGCAGGAAGTAATGTTTTATTGCAAAGATATTTGTAAATATCTTTGCCTAAAATCAAAATTTTATCACAAATCCGCCAATAAAAATTGCAAGAATAATGGGTGGTATGATGTATTTGATGTAATAAAACCAAATAAGGCTAAAAAGTGAGGATTTGGAAGAGTGATTATTGATTTCTTTAATTGCGCTTTTATCTAAAACCCAGCCAACATATATAACAGAACCCAAAGCAGTAAGCACAAAGAATATATTTCCGCTGATAAAATCAAAATTGTCAAAGATATTTCTGCCAAAAATGATAATATCACTCCAAGGTCCATAAGCAAGAATACAAGGAAGATTCCCCAAAATAAAAACTGCTATTAGTGTAAAGCTAACTGCTTTATTGTGCGAGAGTTTAAATTTCTCTTCTAAAATACTAATGATAACTTGATAAATGGTCAATGAAGTTGTAAGTGCTGCAATTAGCAACAAAACAAAAAATACAATTGCAAAGAAACCGCCAAAAACCATATGTGAAAATGCAATGGGAAGGCTTTTAAAAACTAGTGAAGGTCCAGAATCAGGAGCTAACCCAACACTAAAGAGTGATGGAAAGATAATAAAACCTGCTAGGATTGCCACAAGTGTATTAATAATTCCAGTAATGCAAGCGGTTTTGACAAGTTTTTCATCTTTTCTAAGGTGAGAAGAAAGTGTAATCATAACCCCAAATCCAAGAGAAAGCGCAAAGAAAACTTGTCCCAAAACATACAAAAAGAGCTTTGGTGCAATGGCAGAAAAATCAGGAATGAGATAGAATTTAATCCCCTCCATTGCGTTTTCTAGTGTAATATTGCGCGCTATCATTCCCAAAAGACATAATAATAAAAGTGGCATAAGCCACTTAACAGATCTTTCAATTCCATCAATAATGCCTTTTTTAAGAATAATGTAGTTTATGACAACAAAGATTAAAGTGTAAAAGCCGATTAACCAAGGTGAATTTTCTATATTTTGAGAATAGAATTCTGAAGTGATTTCTTTTGTAATTGGGCTTGATAGATTAAGTCCAATATCCCCAAAAAAGGAAGTAAAAATATTAGCAATATAAGCAATAACCCAACCCCCAAGCACCATATAATAAGCCAAGATTCCAAAAGCACCTATGGCTCCCATATAGCCTATGATTTTCCACGCACTTTTGTTTGTATTCTCTCCAAAGGCATCAATAGAGTTTTTGTGTGCCATTCTACCAATCACATTTTCAACTAAAATAATAGGGATTCCAACTAAAATCATCGCAAGAATAAAGATAAGCACATAAGCACCACCACCATTTTCCCCCACAAGATAGGGGAATCTCCAAGTCGCCCCAAAGCCAATAGTGGCACCTGCAATAGTTAGAATATAAGTGATATGATTAGTCCAAGTTTGTCTTTGCATTTTTGTGTCTTTAAGAGTGAAATTTAGGCTATTATATAGGATTTTGGCTTGATAAAGTATAAAGATTTTTTAAATTTTGCAAAAATGAATCCCATTTTGTAGATTGGTTTAAAATCGCGATTCCTTGCGAGATTTGTTGGGTTTGTAAGTTTGGATTTTCAATGGCTTTTAAATAGGAAAGAAGTTGTGATTTAAGGGAATCTTGATCTAGTTTCCATACTTCTTGTATGGATAAAATCGCTTTGGTATAGCTTGTGAGATTGGCATTTTGGTTGGGGGCAATTTCTAGAGCGATTCTTGGAGTTTGAGAAGCAATGATTTCCATTAAGGTTTGCCCACAAGCACAAATGCAAAGATCCATTTTGTAAAATAAATCTGCCATTTCTTCTTGTGTTAATCCATAATATCCTTTTGCTTTGTCGGTGAGTTTGGTGTTTTTGTGGATATAGTGGATTTCGTAATTGGGATTATATGTTGCTAGTGCATCTATAATAAAACTAGTAAGATTTAAAATATCTTCACCGCCTAGTGTAACTAGAATCTTTTTTATTTTTGGGCGTGGAGATTTGATTGGCGTGGTATTGAGCTTTTGAGAAAAAGGCTTTTGGAGAAGTCGATAATCTCCACCTAAGCAAAGTGTATGGTTTGGATAGTGGGATTGATAAAGTGTTTTTTGAGCATTAGGAGCGTTGTTTAGTAAAATTGCATTAGGGTAGGGCAAACGCAAGGTGTCATCAAAAAATAAGCAATGTGGTGCAAAGGTGGTTGCTTTTTGGTAAGATTCTAACCCTAAAACATAAGAATCAATAACAATTAAATCGCATTTTTGTAACTCTAAATCCAAAAAACTAGCATCAAGCAAGTAAGCTTCAAATCCATTGCTTTTTAGAATCTCTAAAAGCGCATTGCAACGGCTAAAATGCCCCAGCCCAACTCCAAATTTTTTATCCGCAAAAAGAAGTACTTTTGGCATTAATAGATTTTTTTAAGGTTTTCTAGCTTGGAAGTGGCGTTTAAAAGTAGCATATCTGCTAGAATTAAGGCTAGCATTGATTCACACACAACGCTACCACGAATGGCAATGCAAGGATCGTGGCGTCCTTTGATTGCGCAAATGTGTTTTTCATTTTGGATATTAATGGTTTCTTGAGGTATAAAAATGCTTGGCGTGGGTTTAAAATGCACTTTAAAGTAGATCTCCTCACCATTACTTATTCCGCCTAAGATTCCGCCACTATGATTGCTAGAAAAGCCATTTGGTGCGATAGAATCATTATGAAGTGAGCCTTGCATTTTTGAAGCTTTAGTTCCGCTACCAATCTCTACAGCCTTAACACCATTTAAACCAAGCATTAAAGCCCCAATAGCTGAATCAAGTTTGTAATAAAGTGGTTCTCCAAGTCCAATAGGGACATTAATAGCGCTAACTAATGCCACCCCCCCAATGCTATCGTGCGAGTTTTTAGCCCTTAAGATTGCTTCTTTTTGAGATTCTTCCTTATCTTTGTCTAAAGAAAAAATTTCACTCTCTTTGGCAAAATTAAAATCAATTCTTTGACATTCTATCTCCCCTATGCTAAAAATTCCACTTCTTAGCGTGATTCCAAATTCGTTTAAAAAGCATTTGGCAATCGCTCCTGCAGCCACTCTAGCAGAAGTTTCTCTCGCACTTGATCTTCCACCACCGCGGTAATCTCTGATTCCATATTTATGGAAATAGGTAAAATCTGCATGTCCTGGGCGAAAAATATCTTTTATATTAGTATAATCACTGCTTTTACTGGCACTATTGTGAATGAAAAAACCAAGGGGAGTGCCTGTTGTCTTGCCCTCAAAAACTCCACTTAGAATCTGAACTTTATCAGCTTCTTTTCTTTGAGTAGAAAACAAATTTCTTCCCCCTTGCCGCCTTTGCATCTCTTGAGCAATAAAGTCTTCATCAATGGTTAAGCCTGCTGGAAGTCCATCAAGCACACCCCCAATCCCTGCTCCGTGGCTTTCGCCAAAAGTTGTTAGTTTAAGGGCTTCCCCAAAAGTATTCATTGTTTATCCTTTAAAATTTTAAGTGCAATTTTGGCACAATTTTGCTGGGCTTCTTTTTTGCTTTTTCCTTTGGCTTTTGCGTATTCTTTGTTTTGAATAAAAACTCCCATAAGAAACTCTTTATTATGATCAGGACCTTTAGAATCAAGCACCACATATTCTGGCGTGATTCCAAATAAGGCTTGGGTAAGTTCTTGTAAGCTTGTTTTGTAATCATAAAAAAGATTTTCCAAATCAATTTTTGGGTATAAAATATCTAAAATTTTCAAAACAATAGTTTGCACTTTTTCTAAGCCACTTTCTAGATAAATTGCCCCCACAATTGCTTCAAACGCATTAGAGAGAATTGAATCTTTTTCTCTGCCATTGTTTTGTTCTTCAGAATGTGAGATATAAAGACATTCTCCGATATTTAAATGCCTTGCAATTTTTGCAAATGCCTTTTCATTGACCATTGAAGCGCGCATTTTGGAGAGTTCGCCTTCAGGAGAATGGGGGAACTTTTTGTATAAAAATTCTCCAATAATCAAATCCAAAACAGCATCGCCTAAAAATTCCAATCGCTCATTATGGGTCGATTTTTTAGCACTCTTGTGAGTGAGAGCTTCTTGGAGTAGGTTTTGATTGGAGAAGTGATAGCCTAAATATCGTTGAAAATCATTTAAATTCACTTTTGTTCCTTTTGATTTTTAAGTTTTAATGCTTCTTCTTTAGCAATTTTATCACAAAGTTCATTTTCTTTGTGTCCATTATGTCCTTTTACCCACGCCACTTGAATTTTGTGAAGTTTTGAAACTTCTAGATATTGCTTCCAAAGTTCTGGATTTTTGACATTTTTAAAATTTTTAATAATCCAGTTAGGAAGCCATTTAGAAAGCCCGTCTAAGACATATTTTGAATCACTAATCACTAAAACTTCGCAAGGTTCTTTGAGGGCTTTTAAACTAAAGATAAGGGCGGATAATTCCATTTGGTTATTGGTGGCATTTTCTGCACTACCTTTGATAATTTTTTCTTTATCTTTGTAGCGCAAGATTCCACACCAGCCACCATAGCCTGGATTCCCCAAAGAAGATCCATCACAAAAGAGAGTAACGCGTTTCATCTTGTTTTTGCTTTAAGGTAATAATAGTCTTAGCACTTAGCAATGTGCCACAATGCGGACAAGTTTCAAAAGGTAATGGCATATTGGCTTTACAAGCTGTGCAATGATAGGTGAATTTTAAATCCCCAGTGTAATTTTTGTTCTTATTTAAAAGTGAAAGCACTTCTAGCTCAAAACTCTCTTTTTTGTTATCAGTGGTTGGGTAAAATCCTTTGGCTTCTAAAATATCTTGGAGTAGTTTGTTTTTAATAGGGCTAGTTGGGAGTTCATTTGGATTGCAATTCCATAAAATATCTAGTATTTCTAAAAGATTTGTCGAATTAAGATTTTGGATATTTTCCCAAAATAGGGCAGGGTGAAAGTCTTTTAAAAAAGAGAGTATGATTCGTGAGAGTTTGGGTTCTTTTTGAAAAAGCATTAGAATTTTTTTGATTTTATCTTGATTGTCATCTTTGTGAAAGATTAGAATCTTGACTTCTAAATAATGTCGATGCAGGGTTGTGCCACCTTCAATTTCTTCTAGGCAATCAAGGGCATCTAGGGCTTCTTTGTAGAGATTCAAATCTTCATAGATTTTAATAAGGGATTTGAGAATCTTTTGGGAGCGTGGATAATGGTGTAAAATTTCCAAATAAATCTCTTTAGCCCTTAGGGGAAATCCTGCTTTATAATAAATATTTCCAAGCGATTCTAAAATGGGAATTTTATCAATGGGGTTTTTAATGTGATCTAGTAAAGTTGTATAAAGGCGAATGGCTTTTTCATAGTTAGCACCTTTTTGATACATATTTGCCATAAAAAGAATAGAAGGGATTGGGTTTTGGCTAAGAGCTAGGAATTCTTTGATTTCTTTATCAAAGCCAATATAATCAAAACTCTCCATAAATTTAGCAAGGGATTTATGTTGTTTTTTGCTGATGATATAATTCCAATAATAAGCAAAAAGACTAATAATTCCAATGCCAAAGATTAAAATAACAATCCCAAATAAAGGATCGTGATAATCAATATTTTCTAAAAAATCCAAACTAAACCTTGTAAGAATAATAAGAATAAAATAATCTTGCAAGAATTATAGCAAAACTTATAAGGGGAATTTAGAAAAAGTTTAGTAAAATTTGATACTCTCTTAAGGACTAGGAAAAATTGTGATTGCAGAGCAAAGCATTGAAGCATTAAAAAATCAGCTTGATATTATTGAAGTGGTTTCGCATTATATTGAATTAAAGAAAATAGGGGCTACTTTTAAAGCTTGTTGTCCCTTTCATCAAGAAAAAACTCCTAGTTTTGTTGTAAATCAAAATAAAGGTTTTTACCATTGCTTTGGTTGTGGGGCAAGTGGAGATAGTATCGCTTTTGTGATGCAATATGAAAAGCTTAATTACAAAGAAGCTATAGAAAAACTAGCACAACTTTACAACTTTACACTAACCTATGAGAAAGATAAAAACTCTTTTCAAGAAGATTCTTATAGAATCATGGAATTTATGAAAGAGTATTATCAAGACTCACTTACAAAAGAAGTGGAGTCATACATTCAATCGCGCGGAATCACATTGTCCACGCAACAAAAATTTGAGCTTGGATATGCAGGTCAAAATTATGAGATTATGACTACACTCCAAAAATATTCTATTAATCTTCAAGAAGCTTTGAATCTAGGCATTTTGGGTGCGGATAATGAAAATGGAGCGAAGCGGTATTATGCTAGGCTTACACAAAGGTTGATTTTTCCTATTCGCTCACCGCAAAATAAGATTGTGGGCTTTGGTGGGCGCACTTTGGGGAATCATCCAGCAAAATACATTAACTCTCCACAGACTAAGCTTTTTAATAAATCACAGATTCTCTATGGATATCCACAAGCCAAAGAGACAATTTACAAAAAAGAAGAAGTGATTGTAACAGAGGGATATTTAGATGTTATCATGCTGCATCAAGCGGGTTTTACAAACGCAGTAGCTACACTTGGGACGGCTTTAACTAAAGAGCATTTGCCACTGCTTTCTAAAGGAAATCCAAAAGTGATTCTTGCCTATGATGGTGATAATGCGGGAATGAATGCGGCTTTTAAAGCAGCTTCTTTATTGTCTTTGGCTAATAAAGAAGGTGGTGTTGTGCTATTTGATGGAGGTTTAGATCCTGCTGATATGGTAAAAAATGGAGATATTGCAAGATTAAAAGAACTTTTTTTATCTTCGATTCCTTTTATTGATTTCGTGCTTGAGGGGATTATAAAGAAATATGATTTGGATAATCCACTTCAAAAAGACAAATGTCTGCAAGAAGCTTTGGGTTATTTGCAGCATTTTTCTTTGGTGATTCAAGAAGATTATAAGGGTTTTTTGGCGCAGAGATTAAAACTGCCTAGTCATCTAATAAAAATCAAAAGAAATAATCAAAAAAAGCAGGTAAAAGAGCCAATTAGAGGTGAAGAGAGCTTTGATTTAGCAGAAAAGGCGATTATTAAAAGTGTGCTAGAGGATATGAATCTTTTAGAATTTGTGATGGATTTTTTAGAACCTGCAATGTTTTTAAACCAAAAGGAAGCTTATTTGAAGCTTTTAAAAGGAGAGTTAAAAGACCCTAGCTTGATTCGAATTTTGCTAGACAATAAGATTAAAGCTCAAGACAAAGAAAAATTAAAGCAACAAATGATTATGATTCTATATCAATACTATGAAGAACAAAAACAAAAGGTAATCAGCAAAAAACAGCTTTCTTTAAGGGAAAAGTCGTTTTTAATACGGAAATACCAAAAATATTTAGATAATTTAAAAAAAGGAGACTTGATCGTTTATGAAGGCTTTGGCGCTTTTTAGCGGTGGTTTAGATAGTTTGTTAGCCATTAAAATTATCAAAGATATGGGTATTGAAGTGTTGGCTTTGCATTTTGATATAGGATTTATCGGAAAGAATGATAAAAGTGAGGCTTTGAGGGCTATTTTAGATCAAATTGAAGTGCCTTTAAAAATAGTGGATATTAAAAGGCAATTTTTTGATGAAGTTTTATTTGAGCCTAAATATGGTTATGGTAAATATTTTAATCCTTGTATTGATTGTCATGGGAATATGTTTTCACACGCATTTTCTATGTTGGAGAGTGAGGGAGCAAGTTTTGTTATTAGTGGAGAAGTTTTGGGGCAACGCCCCAAAAGTCAAAGAGCTGAAGCACTTTTGCAAGTAGAAAAACTTTGCAATGCACAAGGATTGGTAGTGCGTCCTATGAGTGCTAAGCTATTACCTATTACCATTCCTGAACAAAAAGGTTGGATTGATAGAGAGAAGTTGCTTGATATTCACGGCAGAGGTAGAGAGAGACAGCTTAAGATGGTAGAAGAATATGGGATTAAAAACTTTGCAAAGCCTGGCGGTGGTTGTCTTTTGACTGAAATTTCTATTGCTAATAAAATCAAAGATTTAAAATCTCATAGAGAAATTGTGTTTGAAGATATGGAAATGGTAAAATATGGACGCTATTTTGTTTTACCTGATGGAGGGCGTTGTATTGTTGCTAGAAATGAGGAGGAGAATCATAAACTCTCTTTTGAGCATCCCAAAATGAGTAAGATTGAATTGATAGATTGTGTTGGACCTTTGGCATTGGTAGAAAAAAATTCAACAAAGGAGGATAAAGAAATGGCGATTGCTTTAGCGTTAGTGTATGGTAAGACTGAAGCTAATCAGACCTATAAGGTTCGATTTGAAGGGAATGAAAGAGAGGCTAAGCCTTTTATTTCTAGAGAAAAAGCGCAAAAATTTTTATTGCTATCTTAAAAATCAAAAGAGTAAATATGCAAAAAGAAGCTTTTAATAAAATTATAAATCAGAGATACTCTTGCAGAGAATTCAAAGAAAATCTTTTAAAGAGAGAAGATTTAGAGTATATCTTGGAAGCTGGGAGATTATCACCGAGTTCTTTGGGATTAGAGCCTTGGAAGTTTTTGGTGGTGCAGGATTCTAATAAAAAAGAGGAAATTTCAAAGATAGCTAATTATCAAGGACATGTTAAAAAATGTGGAGCTATTATAATTATTTTAGCTAGATTAGATTTTGAAGAATATTTTATTCCTAAACTTCAAGCAAGAGGAATGAAAGAAGAAGAACTACAAAAGCGTATCAATCTCTATAAGCCTTTTATTGAAAGCATGAATGAAGATGAAAAATTGCATTATGCTAAAGAGCAAACTTATTTGGCTTTGGGGAATCTTGCTAATGCTGCTTGTGCTATTGGGCTTGGATCGTGTATTGTTGGTGGATTTGATTCTAAGGCTTTGGATTGTTATTTAAAGCTAGATACCACAAAAGAACGAAGTTCTATTATGTTGATCGTGGGAGAATATGAAAATAAAGCAATTTCACAAAAAGCGCGTTTTAGCAAAGAAGAGGTGATTACTTTTCTTGATTAGTGGATAATTGATTTTCTAAGGAGTAACTAAAAATTTAAAAAAGGAGTATAGGATGTTTGGGAGTTCTAAAAGGGAGAAGGAATTAGTAGCAGAGAATAGTGAGCTTAAGCGCAAAATAGAGCAGTTAGAAAAAGCATTGCATCATTGTAGTTTAAAAAATGAAGAATACCAAAAAGCTCTAAGGCAACCACAAAAAGATGAAGAAAAGAGTGAAGTTTTTAATGAAATGTTTGGAATGATGACACAATCTTGCGCAAAAAATCTTAAGATATTGCAAGATGATTTTTCAAATTCTGTGGAGATGTTACAAGAATCAGAAAAAATCTCGTTTCAAAATTACAAACAAACACAATCGCTTGA includes:
- a CDS encoding tetratricopeptide repeat protein, with protein sequence MDFLENIDYHDPLFGIVILIFGIGIISLFAYYWNYIISKKQHKSLAKFMESFDYIGFDKEIKEFLALSQNPIPSILFMANMYQKGANYEKAIRLYTTLLDHIKNPIDKIPILESLGNIYYKAGFPLRAKEIYLEILHHYPRSQKILKSLIKIYEDLNLYKEALDALDCLEEIEGGTTLHRHYLEVKILIFHKDDNQDKIKKILMLFQKEPKLSRIILSFLKDFHPALFWENIQNLNSTNLLEILDILWNCNPNELPTSPIKNKLLQDILEAKGFYPTTDNKKESFELEVLSLLNKNKNYTGDLKFTYHCTACKANMPLPFETCPHCGTLLSAKTIITLKQKQDETRYSLL
- the dnaG gene encoding DNA primase, coding for MIAEQSIEALKNQLDIIEVVSHYIELKKIGATFKACCPFHQEKTPSFVVNQNKGFYHCFGCGASGDSIAFVMQYEKLNYKEAIEKLAQLYNFTLTYEKDKNSFQEDSYRIMEFMKEYYQDSLTKEVESYIQSRGITLSTQQKFELGYAGQNYEIMTTLQKYSINLQEALNLGILGADNENGAKRYYARLTQRLIFPIRSPQNKIVGFGGRTLGNHPAKYINSPQTKLFNKSQILYGYPQAKETIYKKEEVIVTEGYLDVIMLHQAGFTNAVATLGTALTKEHLPLLSKGNPKVILAYDGDNAGMNAAFKAASLLSLANKEGGVVLFDGGLDPADMVKNGDIARLKELFLSSIPFIDFVLEGIIKKYDLDNPLQKDKCLQEALGYLQHFSLVIQEDYKGFLAQRLKLPSHLIKIKRNNQKKQVKEPIRGEESFDLAEKAIIKSVLEDMNLLEFVMDFLEPAMFLNQKEAYLKLLKGELKDPSLIRILLDNKIKAQDKEKLKQQMIMILYQYYEEQKQKVISKKQLSLREKSFLIRKYQKYLDNLKKGDLIVYEGFGAF
- a CDS encoding 7-cyano-7-deazaguanine synthase; this translates as MKALALFSGGLDSLLAIKIIKDMGIEVLALHFDIGFIGKNDKSEALRAILDQIEVPLKIVDIKRQFFDEVLFEPKYGYGKYFNPCIDCHGNMFSHAFSMLESEGASFVISGEVLGQRPKSQRAEALLQVEKLCNAQGLVVRPMSAKLLPITIPEQKGWIDREKLLDIHGRGRERQLKMVEEYGIKNFAKPGGGCLLTEISIANKIKDLKSHREIVFEDMEMVKYGRYFVLPDGGRCIVARNEEENHKLSFEHPKMSKIELIDCVGPLALVEKNSTKEDKEMAIALALVYGKTEANQTYKVRFEGNEREAKPFISREKAQKFLLLS
- a CDS encoding nitroreductase family protein, giving the protein MQKEAFNKIINQRYSCREFKENLLKREDLEYILEAGRLSPSSLGLEPWKFLVVQDSNKKEEISKIANYQGHVKKCGAIIIILARLDFEEYFIPKLQARGMKEEELQKRINLYKPFIESMNEDEKLHYAKEQTYLALGNLANAACAIGLGSCIVGGFDSKALDCYLKLDTTKERSSIMLIVGEYENKAISQKARFSKEEVITFLD